Part of the Streptomyces sp. NBC_00457 genome, GAGTACTCGCTCCACCTCACCTTCGGCGTCCAGACCACCACCGGCGCCCAACTCCTGTCCTGGCTCGCTGACGACCTGCGCCGCCACGACGTCCTCCGCGAAGACCTGCCCGTACACGCGACCGCCGCCGCGCAGGTGATCTATCTGGAGCGGCTGCGCAACGAGGTCACCTCCGCCCTGGAAGACCCAGAGCTCATCGGCCGGTATGCGGCAATGCGCGACGGAACCGACCTCACCCGCCTGCGGCCAAGTCTCCCCCACCTCACCAGCGTCCCCGCAGTCCCGAACCTCCGCGTCAGGCTCACGACCGCCCGGGCGCTTTTGGAGCCCAACGAGGACGGGGTGGTCTTCCGGGCCTGCGACAACGAGTGGGAGATGGCGAAGCAGACCATGCCGCTGCTCCAACGGCTGATGTCGGCCGCGCCTACCGCCGTCTCCCTCGACGAGCTGGCTGAGGCAGCCGGAATGTCCGTCGCGGATGTGGCGGCCGTCGTCTCCGAACTGATGGTCGGCCAAGCGATCACCGTGGAGAGGAAAGAGCGATGACGAAGACAGTCCTGGGCCTGGGCACCTACCGCATTCGGCCCTCCGCGCTGAGCGACGCCGTGGCCCGCGTAGCCACAGATCCTGCGACAGCGTGGATCGACACCGCGCCCACCTACCTCGACGGGCAGGCCCAGCCGCTGCTGGCGCCGGCCCTCGCTCGGCACCCGGTCCCGGTGTCCACGAAGGTCGGATTCCTCACCACTCAGACCGCTGAGGACGCCGTTGACGACGGGGCCATCACGTCCGGTGACGCGGAGCGCGGACATTGCCTAAGCCTCCCGTACGTCCACTGGCAGTGCGCCCGCAACCGAGCCGAACTCGGCCGCGACCGCCTCGACCTCGTCTTCGCGCACAACCCCGAACGCACCGACGGTGACCCGCGCGATGGCCTGCGCCACGCCTTCACCGCCCTCGAAGCAGAAGCGGCAGCCGGCGCCCTGACCGCGTACGGCGTCGCCACCTGGGATGGTTTCGAC contains:
- a CDS encoding aldo/keto reductase, with product MTKTVLGLGTYRIRPSALSDAVARVATDPATAWIDTAPTYLDGQAQPLLAPALARHPVPVSTKVGFLTTQTAEDAVDDGAITSGDAERGHCLSLPYVHWQCARNRAELGRDRLDLVFAHNPERTDGDPRDGLRHAFTALEAEAAAGALTAYGVATWDGFDTGALSVPALHQLATEVAGTEQHHLRAVQLPVSLVTATAFAQALDGEGPVAQAAELGWQVYASAPLFGGELPNLATRELAALLNPELTTAQACLLATASCPGVTRILLSASTPAHWAEAQEALRTPAIPAPTLRKVLDVLAPD